A genomic region of Glycine max cultivar Williams 82 chromosome 15, Glycine_max_v4.0, whole genome shotgun sequence contains the following coding sequences:
- the LOC100817763 gene encoding uncharacterized protein isoform X3, with the protein MSPIDSTGNDDRKIHQDFDFVDTQPFDTDGEEDDVCGYFEDTVPFDEDDDVLETEAVDLAGETQALDDGDAFDDVLLETEAVNLAEEIQALDDGDTQLLEEESDSDRTQVLETVDDDEVSVDNVNGEAADSKKVESSQQNSYESLRQAALACDMDLKETLDVTNSVKGTSQFCQEPLVVKDKGESFLRCSEKDGGVDQENEHGKYSVEVGGFKSKSMCKVANSTVRKLFNDVLPVETNQPSLSSNDFNEGDDLDKLPIYHGELSGLSYVNSQEPGVLSQDNALCFVDRFLKDNIMEFDQETNCLKMEGKSKSIPSTKRQHSLAKTVNDKGKARRTGIYDWDDSREDEGGGDIFLRRKEDFFKGEMRRPRSLPGFQKSKVHRLNDDKEDKKQFSIPNKRKTAVHSDSKLGMHILKVRDNIIPEATMLKRNLANELDEQFNTDCSRGEMEPNANACAQEMLDVGLDTQMAAEAMEALCNVGDIVDHVANNATHVTRSGLTYKLNNSSTGKVGSGSSKERSVQYDRKRKVDVKSKLQTSGLSKKSTKEVKQCTEDNMMTRSKRSKLNAEGNQTSSANENGRVSLSPIIAQRKSDGALKRHQLDELDNPDGNNGEGGGSSVDKRHFQDGVWHFTPIACRTRRSLAVNQLINRDIPSKSLRGGDIGIRSLEKSSGIGLQASKALNSKSTTGSSDHFEVDDNSKSCQFENSVPKASAVNVSDDVKIDTLDCPKRRRSLRIRQLSNDDKQSETLVGSSKPSAHPEDIGKSTAGKRKMRTDSVVKFHVNCQARSSSYDGSVITSVDRKQGKISEINLDKANPGDNINNSEVSSSDESPRERYKSSDLASATQAKCKMPVNDASPICMGDEYYKQSCNRNLSRSCKELHRELQSLSDIRPELLTPSKDSRKRRDMTDVRILYSHHLDEDILKHQKKILARLGVSVASSIADATHFIANQFVRTRNMVEAIAFGKPVVTHLWIESCGQASCFIDERNYILRDAKKEKELGFSMPVSLARAIQHPLLKGRRVLVTTNTKPSKEIVSNLARAVQGQVVEKVGRSVFKGNTIADNLLILSCEEDYASCVPFLEKGAMVYSSELLLNGIVTQKLEYQSCRHRLFADNVKKTRSTLWLKRDDRTFIPVTKSN; encoded by the exons ATGAGTCCGATTGATTCTACGGGCAATGATGATCGCAAAATCCACCAAGATTTTGACTTCGTCGACACTCAACCATTCGACACCGATG GCGAGGAGGACGATGTTTGTGGATACTTCGAGGACACAGTGCCTTTCGACGAAGACGACGACGTTTTGGAGACCGAAGCGGTGGACCTTGCCGGTGAAACTCAGGCATTGGATGATGGTGACGCTTTCGATGATGTCCTTTTGGAGACCGAAGCGGTGAACCTTGCCGAGGAAATTCAGGCATTGGATGACGGTGACACGCAGTTGCTGGAGGAAGAGTCGGATTCGGATAGAACGCAAGTTTTGGAGACTGTGGATGATGATGAGGTATCTGTCGACAATGTCAATGGTGAAGCCGCGGATAGCAAGAAGGTTGAATCCTCACAACAAAACAGCTATG AATCTTTGCGGCAAGCTGCTCTAGCCTGCGACATGGATTTGAAAGAAACCCTGGATGTGACCAATTCTGTCAAGGGTACGAGTCAGTTTTGTCAGGAACCACTGGTTGTAAAGGATAAGGGAGAATCCTTTCTTAGATGTTCTGAGAAGGATGGGGGAGTTGATCAAGAAAACGAGCATGGGAAATACAGTGTGGAAGTTGGGGGGTTTAAGAGCAAAAGTATGTGCAAGGTTGCTAACTCAACAGTGAGAAAACTTTTCAATGATGTTTTACCTGTTGAAACAAACCAACCTTCTCTTAGCAGCAATGATTTTAATGAAGGAGACGACTTGGACAAGTTGCCTATTTACCATGGTGAATTGTCGGGGTTAAGCTATGTGAACTCTCAAGAACCTGGAGTTTTGTCACAGGACAATGCTCTTTGTTTTGTAGATAGGTTTCTCAAAGATAATATCATGGAGTTTGATCAAGAAACTAACTGTCTTAAAATGGAGGGAAAGTCAAAATCCATCCCCAGTACGAAAAGGCAACACAGTTTGGCCAAGACAGTAAATGATAAAGGCAAAGCTAGAAGAACTGGGATTTATGACTGGGATGATAGCCGTGAGGATGAAGGTGGAGGAGATATATTCCTAAGGagaaaagaagatttttttaagGGTGAAATGCGTAGGCCAAGGTCGTTGCCAGGATTCCAGAAGAGCAAAGTACACAGACTAAATGATGATAAGGAAGACAAGAAACAATTTAGTATTCCTAATAAAAGAAAGACTGCAGTTCATTCTGATTCAAAACTAGGGATGCATATTCTGAAAGTAAGGGACAATATTATACCAGAAGCAACAATGTTAAAACGGAATCTTGCTAACGAATTGGATGAACAATTTAACACTGATTGCTCTAGAGGAGAGATGGAGCCCAATGCTAATGCATGTGCACAGGAGATGCTGGATGTAGGTTTAGATACTCAAATGGCTGCTGAGGCTATGGAAGCTTTATGCAATGTCGGGGATATTGTTGATCATGTTGCTAATAATGCCACTCATGTTACTAGAAGTGGTTTAACTTATAAACTTAATAACTCTTCTACTGGAAAAGTGGGGTCGGGTTCGTCAAAGGAACGTTCGGTACAATATGACAGGAAAAGGAAAGTTGATGTTAAATCAAAGTTGCAAACTTCAGGTTTATCAAAGAAAAGTACTAAAGAAGTCAAGCAATGCACAGAGGACAATATGATGACAAGATCGAAGAGAAGCAAGTTAAATGCAGAAGGCAACCAAACCTCCAGTGCTAATGAAAATGGTAGAGTATCCTTGTCTCCAATAATTGCACAAAGAAAGTCAGATGGAGCTTTGAAAAGACATCAGCTTGATGAGTTGGATAATCCTGATGGTAATAATGGAGAAGGTGGAGGGAGTTCAGTCGACAAAAGGCATTTTCAGGATGGTGTTTGGCATTTTACACCAATTGCCTGCAGAACTCGACGGTCCTTAGCAGTAAACCAATTGATAAATCGAGACATACCATCCAAAAGTTTGAGAGGTGGGGATATAGGGATTCGTTCCCTTGAGAAAAGCAGTGGAATTGGCCTACAGGCATCCAAAGCATTGAATTCTAAATCTACTACAGGATCTTCTGATCACTTTGAAGTAGATGATAATTCCAAATCATGTCAATTTGAGAATTCGGTTCCAAAGGCAAGTGCTGTTAATGTCAGTGATGATGTTAAAATAGATACATTAGATTGTCCTAAAAGAAGGAGATCTCTTAGGATTAGGCAGTTGTCTAATGATGATAAACAATCTGAGACATTAGTTGGTTCATCTAAACCATCTGCACACCCTGAAGATATTGGGAAATCTACTGCtgggaagagaaaaatgagaacAGATTCTGTAGTCAAATTCCATGTGAATTGCCAAGCTCGCTCATCTTCGTATGATGGTTCAGTAATAACTTCTGTTGATCGAAAACAAGGTAAAATATCAGAGATAAATTTAGATAAAGCTAACCCAGGGGACAATATCAATAATTCTGAAGTCTCCAGTTCAGATGAATCACCAAGAGAGAGGTACAAGTCATCTGACTTGGCATCTGCAACTCAGGCAAAGTGTAAGATGCCTGTGAATGATgcatcacccatttgtatgggTGATGAATATTACAAACAATCATGCAATAGAAATCTTTCAAGATCATGTAAGGAGCTCCATAGAGAACTTCAAAGCTTGAGTGACATCAGACCTGAATTACTTACTCCGTCTAAAGATTCAAGAAAGAGGAGGGACATGACTGATGTTCGAATTCTTTACAGCCACCACTTGGATGAAGATATTCTTAAGCATCAGAAGAAg ATTTTAGCACGGCTTGGAGTTTCTGTGGCTTCCTCCATTGCAGATGCAACCCATTTCATAGCTAATCAATTTGTGCGTACAAGGAATATGGTAGAAGCTATTGCTTTTGGTAAACCAGTGGTCACACACTTATGGATTGAAAGCTGTGGTCAAGCTAGCTGTTTTATTGATGAGAGAAATTACATATTGAGGGATGCGAAAAAGGAAAAGGAGTTAGGTTTCAGCATGCCAGTCTCACTAGCACGTGCAATCCAGCATCCTCTTTTAAAG GGTCGAAGAGTATTGGTTACCACAAATACTAAACCTAGTAAAGAGATTGTTTCAAATTTAGCGAGAGCAGTTCAGGGCCAG GTGGTGGAGAAAGTAGGAAGATCTGTTTTCAAGGGCAATACAATTGCAGATAATCTCCTGATCTTATCTTGTGAAGAAGATTATGCCTCTTGTGTGCCTTTTCTTGAAAAGG GGGCAATGGTGTACAGTTCAGAACTGTTGCTGAATGGCATAGTTACTCAGAAGCTGGAGTATCAAAG TTGCAGGCATCGACTTTTTGCAGACAATGTGAAGAAAACTCGTTCCACCTTATGGTTGAAAAGAGATGACAGAACATTTATTCCTGTGACTAAATCTAATTAG
- the LOC100817763 gene encoding uncharacterized protein isoform X4, whose product MSPIDSTGNDDRKIHQDFDFVDTQPFDTDGEEDDVCGYFEDTVPFDEDDDVLETEAVDLAGETQALDDGDAFDDVLLETEAVNLAEEIQALDDGDTQLLEEESDSDRTQVLETVDDDEVSVDNVNGEAADSKKVESSQQNSYGSMPPRFNFLHAESLRQAALACDMDLKETLDVTNSVKGTSQFCQEPLVVKDKGESFLRCSEKDGGVDQENEHGKYSVEVGGFKSKSMCKVANSTVRKLFNDVLPVETNQPSLSSNDFNEGDDLDKLPIYHGELSGLSYVNSQEPGVLSQDNALCFVDRFLKDNIMEFDQETNCLKMEGKSKSIPSTKRQHSLAKTVNDKGKARRTGIYDWDDSREDEGGGDIFLRRKEDFFKGEMRRPRSLPGFQKSKVHRLNDDKEDKKQFSIPNKRKTAVHSDSKLGMHILKVRDNIIPEATMLKRNLANELDEQFNTDCSRGEMEPNANACAQEMLDVGLDTQMAAEAMEALCNVGDIVDHVANNATHVTRSGLTYKLNNSSTGKVGSGSSKERSVQYDRKRKVDVKSKLQTSGLSKKSTKEVKQCTEDNMMTRSKRSKLNAEGNQTSSANENGRVSLSPIIAQRKSDGALKRHQLDELDNPDGNNGEGGGSSVDKRHFQDGVWHFTPIACRTRRSLAVNQLINRDIPSKSLRGGDIGIRSLEKSSGIGLQASKALNSKSTTGSSDHFEVDDNSKSCQFENSVPKASAVNVSDDVKIDTLDCPKRRRSLRIRQLSNDDKQSETLVGSSKPSAHPEDIGKSTAGKRKMRTDSVVKFHVNCQARSSSYDGSVITSVDRKQGKISEINLDKANPGDNINNSEVSSSDESPRERYKSSDLASATQAKCKMPVNDASPICMGDEYYKQSCNRNLSRSCKELHRELQSLSDIRPELLTPSKDSRKRRDMTDVRILYSHHLDEDILKHQKKPYLVSCAYCRF is encoded by the exons ATGAGTCCGATTGATTCTACGGGCAATGATGATCGCAAAATCCACCAAGATTTTGACTTCGTCGACACTCAACCATTCGACACCGATG GCGAGGAGGACGATGTTTGTGGATACTTCGAGGACACAGTGCCTTTCGACGAAGACGACGACGTTTTGGAGACCGAAGCGGTGGACCTTGCCGGTGAAACTCAGGCATTGGATGATGGTGACGCTTTCGATGATGTCCTTTTGGAGACCGAAGCGGTGAACCTTGCCGAGGAAATTCAGGCATTGGATGACGGTGACACGCAGTTGCTGGAGGAAGAGTCGGATTCGGATAGAACGCAAGTTTTGGAGACTGTGGATGATGATGAGGTATCTGTCGACAATGTCAATGGTGAAGCCGCGGATAGCAAGAAGGTTGAATCCTCACAACAAAACAGCTATG GTTCTATGCCACCACGGTTTAATTTTCTCCATGCAGAATCTTTGCGGCAAGCTGCTCTAGCCTGCGACATGGATTTGAAAGAAACCCTGGATGTGACCAATTCTGTCAAGGGTACGAGTCAGTTTTGTCAGGAACCACTGGTTGTAAAGGATAAGGGAGAATCCTTTCTTAGATGTTCTGAGAAGGATGGGGGAGTTGATCAAGAAAACGAGCATGGGAAATACAGTGTGGAAGTTGGGGGGTTTAAGAGCAAAAGTATGTGCAAGGTTGCTAACTCAACAGTGAGAAAACTTTTCAATGATGTTTTACCTGTTGAAACAAACCAACCTTCTCTTAGCAGCAATGATTTTAATGAAGGAGACGACTTGGACAAGTTGCCTATTTACCATGGTGAATTGTCGGGGTTAAGCTATGTGAACTCTCAAGAACCTGGAGTTTTGTCACAGGACAATGCTCTTTGTTTTGTAGATAGGTTTCTCAAAGATAATATCATGGAGTTTGATCAAGAAACTAACTGTCTTAAAATGGAGGGAAAGTCAAAATCCATCCCCAGTACGAAAAGGCAACACAGTTTGGCCAAGACAGTAAATGATAAAGGCAAAGCTAGAAGAACTGGGATTTATGACTGGGATGATAGCCGTGAGGATGAAGGTGGAGGAGATATATTCCTAAGGagaaaagaagatttttttaagGGTGAAATGCGTAGGCCAAGGTCGTTGCCAGGATTCCAGAAGAGCAAAGTACACAGACTAAATGATGATAAGGAAGACAAGAAACAATTTAGTATTCCTAATAAAAGAAAGACTGCAGTTCATTCTGATTCAAAACTAGGGATGCATATTCTGAAAGTAAGGGACAATATTATACCAGAAGCAACAATGTTAAAACGGAATCTTGCTAACGAATTGGATGAACAATTTAACACTGATTGCTCTAGAGGAGAGATGGAGCCCAATGCTAATGCATGTGCACAGGAGATGCTGGATGTAGGTTTAGATACTCAAATGGCTGCTGAGGCTATGGAAGCTTTATGCAATGTCGGGGATATTGTTGATCATGTTGCTAATAATGCCACTCATGTTACTAGAAGTGGTTTAACTTATAAACTTAATAACTCTTCTACTGGAAAAGTGGGGTCGGGTTCGTCAAAGGAACGTTCGGTACAATATGACAGGAAAAGGAAAGTTGATGTTAAATCAAAGTTGCAAACTTCAGGTTTATCAAAGAAAAGTACTAAAGAAGTCAAGCAATGCACAGAGGACAATATGATGACAAGATCGAAGAGAAGCAAGTTAAATGCAGAAGGCAACCAAACCTCCAGTGCTAATGAAAATGGTAGAGTATCCTTGTCTCCAATAATTGCACAAAGAAAGTCAGATGGAGCTTTGAAAAGACATCAGCTTGATGAGTTGGATAATCCTGATGGTAATAATGGAGAAGGTGGAGGGAGTTCAGTCGACAAAAGGCATTTTCAGGATGGTGTTTGGCATTTTACACCAATTGCCTGCAGAACTCGACGGTCCTTAGCAGTAAACCAATTGATAAATCGAGACATACCATCCAAAAGTTTGAGAGGTGGGGATATAGGGATTCGTTCCCTTGAGAAAAGCAGTGGAATTGGCCTACAGGCATCCAAAGCATTGAATTCTAAATCTACTACAGGATCTTCTGATCACTTTGAAGTAGATGATAATTCCAAATCATGTCAATTTGAGAATTCGGTTCCAAAGGCAAGTGCTGTTAATGTCAGTGATGATGTTAAAATAGATACATTAGATTGTCCTAAAAGAAGGAGATCTCTTAGGATTAGGCAGTTGTCTAATGATGATAAACAATCTGAGACATTAGTTGGTTCATCTAAACCATCTGCACACCCTGAAGATATTGGGAAATCTACTGCtgggaagagaaaaatgagaacAGATTCTGTAGTCAAATTCCATGTGAATTGCCAAGCTCGCTCATCTTCGTATGATGGTTCAGTAATAACTTCTGTTGATCGAAAACAAGGTAAAATATCAGAGATAAATTTAGATAAAGCTAACCCAGGGGACAATATCAATAATTCTGAAGTCTCCAGTTCAGATGAATCACCAAGAGAGAGGTACAAGTCATCTGACTTGGCATCTGCAACTCAGGCAAAGTGTAAGATGCCTGTGAATGATgcatcacccatttgtatgggTGATGAATATTACAAACAATCATGCAATAGAAATCTTTCAAGATCATGTAAGGAGCTCCATAGAGAACTTCAAAGCTTGAGTGACATCAGACCTGAATTACTTACTCCGTCTAAAGATTCAAGAAAGAGGAGGGACATGACTGATGTTCGAATTCTTTACAGCCACCACTTGGATGAAGATATTCTTAAGCATCAGAAGAAg CCATATCTTGTTTCTTGTGCTTATTGCAGATTTTAG
- the LOC100817763 gene encoding uncharacterized protein isoform X1: MSPIDSTGNDDRKIHQDFDFVDTQPFDTDGEEDDVCGYFEDTVPFDEDDDVLETEAVDLAGETQALDDGDAFDDVLLETEAVNLAEEIQALDDGDTQLLEEESDSDRTQVLETVDDDEVSVDNVNGEAADSKKVESSQQNSYGSMPPRFNFLHAESLRQAALACDMDLKETLDVTNSVKGTSQFCQEPLVVKDKGESFLRCSEKDGGVDQENEHGKYSVEVGGFKSKSMCKVANSTVRKLFNDVLPVETNQPSLSSNDFNEGDDLDKLPIYHGELSGLSYVNSQEPGVLSQDNALCFVDRFLKDNIMEFDQETNCLKMEGKSKSIPSTKRQHSLAKTVNDKGKARRTGIYDWDDSREDEGGGDIFLRRKEDFFKGEMRRPRSLPGFQKSKVHRLNDDKEDKKQFSIPNKRKTAVHSDSKLGMHILKVRDNIIPEATMLKRNLANELDEQFNTDCSRGEMEPNANACAQEMLDVGLDTQMAAEAMEALCNVGDIVDHVANNATHVTRSGLTYKLNNSSTGKVGSGSSKERSVQYDRKRKVDVKSKLQTSGLSKKSTKEVKQCTEDNMMTRSKRSKLNAEGNQTSSANENGRVSLSPIIAQRKSDGALKRHQLDELDNPDGNNGEGGGSSVDKRHFQDGVWHFTPIACRTRRSLAVNQLINRDIPSKSLRGGDIGIRSLEKSSGIGLQASKALNSKSTTGSSDHFEVDDNSKSCQFENSVPKASAVNVSDDVKIDTLDCPKRRRSLRIRQLSNDDKQSETLVGSSKPSAHPEDIGKSTAGKRKMRTDSVVKFHVNCQARSSSYDGSVITSVDRKQGKISEINLDKANPGDNINNSEVSSSDESPRERYKSSDLASATQAKCKMPVNDASPICMGDEYYKQSCNRNLSRSCKELHRELQSLSDIRPELLTPSKDSRKRRDMTDVRILYSHHLDEDILKHQKKILARLGVSVASSIADATHFIANQFVRTRNMVEAIAFGKPVVTHLWIESCGQASCFIDERNYILRDAKKEKELGFSMPVSLARAIQHPLLKGRRVLVTTNTKPSKEIVSNLARAVQGQVVEKVGRSVFKGNTIADNLLILSCEEDYASCVPFLEKGAMVYSSELLLNGIVTQKLEYQSCRHRLFADNVKKTRSTLWLKRDDRTFIPVTKSN; the protein is encoded by the exons ATGAGTCCGATTGATTCTACGGGCAATGATGATCGCAAAATCCACCAAGATTTTGACTTCGTCGACACTCAACCATTCGACACCGATG GCGAGGAGGACGATGTTTGTGGATACTTCGAGGACACAGTGCCTTTCGACGAAGACGACGACGTTTTGGAGACCGAAGCGGTGGACCTTGCCGGTGAAACTCAGGCATTGGATGATGGTGACGCTTTCGATGATGTCCTTTTGGAGACCGAAGCGGTGAACCTTGCCGAGGAAATTCAGGCATTGGATGACGGTGACACGCAGTTGCTGGAGGAAGAGTCGGATTCGGATAGAACGCAAGTTTTGGAGACTGTGGATGATGATGAGGTATCTGTCGACAATGTCAATGGTGAAGCCGCGGATAGCAAGAAGGTTGAATCCTCACAACAAAACAGCTATG GTTCTATGCCACCACGGTTTAATTTTCTCCATGCAGAATCTTTGCGGCAAGCTGCTCTAGCCTGCGACATGGATTTGAAAGAAACCCTGGATGTGACCAATTCTGTCAAGGGTACGAGTCAGTTTTGTCAGGAACCACTGGTTGTAAAGGATAAGGGAGAATCCTTTCTTAGATGTTCTGAGAAGGATGGGGGAGTTGATCAAGAAAACGAGCATGGGAAATACAGTGTGGAAGTTGGGGGGTTTAAGAGCAAAAGTATGTGCAAGGTTGCTAACTCAACAGTGAGAAAACTTTTCAATGATGTTTTACCTGTTGAAACAAACCAACCTTCTCTTAGCAGCAATGATTTTAATGAAGGAGACGACTTGGACAAGTTGCCTATTTACCATGGTGAATTGTCGGGGTTAAGCTATGTGAACTCTCAAGAACCTGGAGTTTTGTCACAGGACAATGCTCTTTGTTTTGTAGATAGGTTTCTCAAAGATAATATCATGGAGTTTGATCAAGAAACTAACTGTCTTAAAATGGAGGGAAAGTCAAAATCCATCCCCAGTACGAAAAGGCAACACAGTTTGGCCAAGACAGTAAATGATAAAGGCAAAGCTAGAAGAACTGGGATTTATGACTGGGATGATAGCCGTGAGGATGAAGGTGGAGGAGATATATTCCTAAGGagaaaagaagatttttttaagGGTGAAATGCGTAGGCCAAGGTCGTTGCCAGGATTCCAGAAGAGCAAAGTACACAGACTAAATGATGATAAGGAAGACAAGAAACAATTTAGTATTCCTAATAAAAGAAAGACTGCAGTTCATTCTGATTCAAAACTAGGGATGCATATTCTGAAAGTAAGGGACAATATTATACCAGAAGCAACAATGTTAAAACGGAATCTTGCTAACGAATTGGATGAACAATTTAACACTGATTGCTCTAGAGGAGAGATGGAGCCCAATGCTAATGCATGTGCACAGGAGATGCTGGATGTAGGTTTAGATACTCAAATGGCTGCTGAGGCTATGGAAGCTTTATGCAATGTCGGGGATATTGTTGATCATGTTGCTAATAATGCCACTCATGTTACTAGAAGTGGTTTAACTTATAAACTTAATAACTCTTCTACTGGAAAAGTGGGGTCGGGTTCGTCAAAGGAACGTTCGGTACAATATGACAGGAAAAGGAAAGTTGATGTTAAATCAAAGTTGCAAACTTCAGGTTTATCAAAGAAAAGTACTAAAGAAGTCAAGCAATGCACAGAGGACAATATGATGACAAGATCGAAGAGAAGCAAGTTAAATGCAGAAGGCAACCAAACCTCCAGTGCTAATGAAAATGGTAGAGTATCCTTGTCTCCAATAATTGCACAAAGAAAGTCAGATGGAGCTTTGAAAAGACATCAGCTTGATGAGTTGGATAATCCTGATGGTAATAATGGAGAAGGTGGAGGGAGTTCAGTCGACAAAAGGCATTTTCAGGATGGTGTTTGGCATTTTACACCAATTGCCTGCAGAACTCGACGGTCCTTAGCAGTAAACCAATTGATAAATCGAGACATACCATCCAAAAGTTTGAGAGGTGGGGATATAGGGATTCGTTCCCTTGAGAAAAGCAGTGGAATTGGCCTACAGGCATCCAAAGCATTGAATTCTAAATCTACTACAGGATCTTCTGATCACTTTGAAGTAGATGATAATTCCAAATCATGTCAATTTGAGAATTCGGTTCCAAAGGCAAGTGCTGTTAATGTCAGTGATGATGTTAAAATAGATACATTAGATTGTCCTAAAAGAAGGAGATCTCTTAGGATTAGGCAGTTGTCTAATGATGATAAACAATCTGAGACATTAGTTGGTTCATCTAAACCATCTGCACACCCTGAAGATATTGGGAAATCTACTGCtgggaagagaaaaatgagaacAGATTCTGTAGTCAAATTCCATGTGAATTGCCAAGCTCGCTCATCTTCGTATGATGGTTCAGTAATAACTTCTGTTGATCGAAAACAAGGTAAAATATCAGAGATAAATTTAGATAAAGCTAACCCAGGGGACAATATCAATAATTCTGAAGTCTCCAGTTCAGATGAATCACCAAGAGAGAGGTACAAGTCATCTGACTTGGCATCTGCAACTCAGGCAAAGTGTAAGATGCCTGTGAATGATgcatcacccatttgtatgggTGATGAATATTACAAACAATCATGCAATAGAAATCTTTCAAGATCATGTAAGGAGCTCCATAGAGAACTTCAAAGCTTGAGTGACATCAGACCTGAATTACTTACTCCGTCTAAAGATTCAAGAAAGAGGAGGGACATGACTGATGTTCGAATTCTTTACAGCCACCACTTGGATGAAGATATTCTTAAGCATCAGAAGAAg ATTTTAGCACGGCTTGGAGTTTCTGTGGCTTCCTCCATTGCAGATGCAACCCATTTCATAGCTAATCAATTTGTGCGTACAAGGAATATGGTAGAAGCTATTGCTTTTGGTAAACCAGTGGTCACACACTTATGGATTGAAAGCTGTGGTCAAGCTAGCTGTTTTATTGATGAGAGAAATTACATATTGAGGGATGCGAAAAAGGAAAAGGAGTTAGGTTTCAGCATGCCAGTCTCACTAGCACGTGCAATCCAGCATCCTCTTTTAAAG GGTCGAAGAGTATTGGTTACCACAAATACTAAACCTAGTAAAGAGATTGTTTCAAATTTAGCGAGAGCAGTTCAGGGCCAG GTGGTGGAGAAAGTAGGAAGATCTGTTTTCAAGGGCAATACAATTGCAGATAATCTCCTGATCTTATCTTGTGAAGAAGATTATGCCTCTTGTGTGCCTTTTCTTGAAAAGG GGGCAATGGTGTACAGTTCAGAACTGTTGCTGAATGGCATAGTTACTCAGAAGCTGGAGTATCAAAG TTGCAGGCATCGACTTTTTGCAGACAATGTGAAGAAAACTCGTTCCACCTTATGGTTGAAAAGAGATGACAGAACATTTATTCCTGTGACTAAATCTAATTAG